One Mycobacteroides salmoniphilum DNA segment encodes these proteins:
- the rplW gene encoding 50S ribosomal protein L23, with product MATIADPRDIILAPVISEKSYSLIEDNVYTFVVHPDSNKTQIKIAIEQIFSVKVTSVNTANRQGKRKRTRTGFGQRKSTKRAIVTLAPGSKPIDLFGAPA from the coding sequence ATGGCAACTATCGCTGACCCCCGCGACATCATCCTGGCCCCGGTGATCTCGGAGAAGTCGTACTCGTTGATCGAAGACAACGTGTACACCTTCGTCGTCCACCCGGACTCGAACAAGACGCAGATCAAGATCGCCATCGAGCAGATCTTCAGCGTCAAGGTCACCTCGGTGAACACCGCCAACCGGCAGGGCAAGCGCAAGCGCACCCGCACCGGTTTCGGACAGCGCAAGAGCACCAAGCGCGCCATCGTCACCTTGGCACCGGGTAGCAAGCCGATCGACCTGTTTGGAGCCCCCGCGTAG
- the rplD gene encoding 50S ribosomal protein L4, with the protein MTITVKAPGGKTDGSIELPAELFDAPANISLLHQVVTAQLAAGRQGTHSTKRRGEVSGGGRKPYRQKGTGRARQGSTRAPQFTGGGVVHGPQPRDYSQRTPKKMIAAALRGALSDRARNGRIHAVTELVAGQEPSTKSAKAFLAEISDRKQLLLVLGRDDLAAVKSVRNLPNVHVLAYDQLNTYDVLKADDLVFSVEALNGFINAKKKEEVSA; encoded by the coding sequence TTGACAATCACGGTCAAGGCTCCGGGTGGCAAGACGGACGGCTCCATCGAGCTGCCCGCCGAGTTGTTCGACGCCCCAGCCAATATCTCGCTGCTGCACCAGGTGGTGACCGCTCAGTTGGCGGCCGGCCGCCAGGGCACGCACTCCACGAAGCGTCGTGGCGAGGTGTCCGGTGGTGGCAGGAAGCCGTACCGGCAGAAGGGAACCGGCCGCGCTCGTCAGGGCTCGACCCGTGCCCCGCAGTTCACCGGTGGTGGCGTCGTACACGGCCCGCAGCCGCGTGACTACAGCCAGCGGACGCCCAAGAAGATGATCGCCGCTGCGCTGCGCGGTGCGCTGTCGGACCGGGCCCGCAACGGCCGCATCCACGCCGTCACCGAACTGGTTGCCGGGCAGGAGCCCTCGACCAAGAGCGCCAAGGCGTTCCTGGCTGAGATCAGCGACCGCAAGCAACTGCTACTGGTGCTGGGCCGCGACGATCTGGCCGCGGTGAAGAGCGTCCGGAACCTGCCGAATGTGCATGTGCTGGCCTACGACCAGCTCAACACCTATGACGTGCTGAAGGCCGATGACCTGGTGTTCAGCGTCGAGGCCCTCAACGGCTTCATCAACGCCAAGAAGAAAGAGGAGGTGTCGGCCTGA
- the rplC gene encoding 50S ribosomal protein L3: MARKGILGTKLGMTQVFDDNNRVVPVTVVKAGPNVVTRIRTQEQDGYSAIQLAFGEISPRKVTKPVTGQFSAAGINPRRHLAELRLDDEAAAAEYEVGQELTAEIFSDGAYVDVTGTSKGKGFAGTMKRHGFSGQGASHGAQAVHRRPGSIGGCATPGRVFKGTRMSGRMGSDRVTTQNLVVHKVDAENGVLLIKGAIPGRKGGLVVVRTAVKRGEK; this comes from the coding sequence ATGGCAAGAAAAGGAATTCTGGGCACCAAGCTGGGTATGACACAGGTGTTCGACGACAACAACCGGGTTGTCCCGGTGACCGTCGTCAAGGCCGGACCCAATGTGGTGACCCGCATCCGCACCCAGGAGCAGGACGGCTACAGCGCCATCCAGCTCGCATTCGGTGAGATCAGCCCGCGCAAGGTGACCAAGCCGGTCACCGGTCAGTTCAGTGCTGCGGGTATCAACCCGCGTCGACACCTGGCCGAGCTGCGTCTGGACGACGAGGCTGCTGCCGCCGAGTACGAGGTCGGCCAAGAGCTGACCGCGGAGATCTTCAGTGACGGCGCCTACGTCGACGTCACCGGAACCTCGAAGGGCAAGGGCTTCGCCGGAACCATGAAGCGTCACGGCTTCAGCGGTCAGGGCGCGAGCCACGGTGCACAGGCCGTGCACCGTCGTCCCGGCTCGATCGGTGGCTGTGCCACCCCGGGCCGTGTCTTCAAGGGCACCCGGATGTCGGGACGCATGGGTAGTGACCGCGTCACCACCCAGAACCTGGTGGTGCACAAGGTGGATGCCGAAAATGGCGTGCTGCTGATCAAGGGTGCCATCCCCGGACGTAAGGGTGGCCTGGTTGTGGTCCGCACCGCTGTCAAGCGAGGTGAGAAGTAG
- the rpsJ gene encoding 30S ribosomal protein S10 — protein sequence MAGQKIRIRLKAYDHEAIDASARKIVETVTRTGASVVGPVPLPTEKNVYCVIRSPHKYKDSREHFEMRTHKRLIDILDPTPKTVDALMRIDLPASVDVNIQ from the coding sequence GTGGCGGGACAGAAGATCCGCATCAGGCTCAAGGCCTACGACCATGAGGCCATTGATGCCTCTGCGCGCAAGATTGTTGAGACGGTGACCCGTACCGGCGCGAGTGTCGTTGGACCTGTGCCGCTGCCAACCGAGAAGAACGTGTATTGCGTTATTCGGTCGCCGCACAAGTACAAGGATTCGCGCGAGCATTTCGAGATGCGTACCCACAAGCGGCTCATCGACATCCTCGACCCGACGCCCAAGACGGTTGACGCGCTCATGCGCATCGACCTGCCGGCCAGCGTCGACGTGAACATCCAGTAG
- a CDS encoding pyridoxine/pyridoxamine 5'-phosphate oxidase → MRWSEADGGRSFLRALPVLSGSAPPFDIGDAPAEPLPLFVEWIEQAARAGVPEPHAMTISTVDAQGAPRARVLILKAIDETGWHFAASSVSQKGRDLSAHPVAALTFHWPAVVRQVRVVGPVVDDGAQASAEDFLGRPIGSRAMALTLRQSQPLVDAAEIDAEIEKAHRKLRDDPDLVPDEWVSYAVQPAQIEFWQGSPDRKHLRLGYQRVEEGWERTQLWP, encoded by the coding sequence GTGCGCTGGTCGGAAGCCGACGGAGGGCGTTCATTTCTGCGGGCACTGCCCGTCCTGTCCGGCAGTGCTCCACCCTTTGACATCGGCGATGCTCCCGCCGAACCGCTCCCCTTGTTCGTCGAATGGATCGAGCAGGCTGCGCGGGCCGGCGTACCGGAGCCGCATGCCATGACGATCTCGACGGTCGATGCCCAGGGTGCACCGCGCGCACGAGTGCTGATTTTGAAGGCCATCGACGAGACTGGTTGGCATTTCGCGGCGAGCTCGGTGAGCCAGAAGGGGCGGGACCTCTCCGCTCACCCCGTTGCCGCGCTGACTTTCCATTGGCCGGCGGTCGTCCGGCAGGTACGGGTGGTGGGCCCGGTCGTCGACGACGGTGCGCAGGCGAGCGCGGAGGACTTCCTGGGCAGGCCCATCGGATCCCGGGCGATGGCACTGACGCTGCGGCAGAGCCAGCCGCTGGTGGATGCCGCGGAAATCGACGCCGAGATCGAGAAGGCGCACCGGAAGCTCAGGGACGATCCCGACCTCGTACCCGATGAGTGGGTGTCGTATGCGGTGCAGCCGGCGCAGATCGAGTTCTGGCAGGGCTCCCCCGACCGCAAGCACCTGCGTCTCGGCTATCAGCGGGTCGAGGAGGGGTGGGAGCGTACGCAGCTCTGGCCATGA
- a CDS encoding hotdog fold domain-containing protein, translating into MSASPTYKIWQRLQNKPGGSALFSAAMMARVPYFASVVPHVHRMEPGYCEVTAPKWYFVYNHLKTFHAIAACNLAEVAMGMLMEATTPSSHRWIPKAMNVQYLGKATTSLRAVAKLEGLDFASITEGTDVVVPISITDRDGKEVVKAEITTWVTPA; encoded by the coding sequence GTGAGTGCATCTCCGACCTACAAGATCTGGCAGCGTCTGCAGAACAAGCCCGGCGGCTCCGCCCTGTTCTCCGCCGCCATGATGGCCCGCGTCCCCTACTTCGCCTCGGTGGTGCCGCACGTGCACCGGATGGAACCGGGCTATTGCGAGGTAACCGCCCCCAAGTGGTACTTCGTCTACAACCACCTCAAGACCTTCCACGCGATCGCCGCGTGCAACCTGGCCGAGGTCGCGATGGGGATGCTGATGGAGGCCACCACCCCGTCCTCGCATCGCTGGATCCCCAAGGCGATGAATGTTCAGTACCTCGGCAAGGCCACCACCTCACTACGCGCGGTCGCCAAGCTGGAGGGCCTCGACTTCGCCTCGATCACCGAGGGCACCGATGTCGTGGTGCCGATCAGCATCACCGACCGTGACGGCAAGGAAGTGGTGAAGGCAGAGATCACCACCTGGGTGACCCCCGCCTAG
- a CDS encoding cytochrome P450, whose product MATALSEIEDAGRLLADPSAYADEPRLHDALTLLRREQPVTKVVTDNYRPFWAITKHDDIMDVERDNALWINEPRPLLMNLEQEAELDRQAAMGIELKTLVHIDDPKHRVLRAIGADWFRPKAMRDMKIRTDELAARYVNKLMEAGGTCDFAQDVAVHFPLYVIMSLLGIPESDFDRMLKLTQELFGGDDTEFQRGATPEEQLLALLDFFGYFSGLTASRRENPTRDLASTIANAKVDGEPLSDVDIASYYTIIATAGHDTTSATIAGGLEALLEHPHQLARLRKNPDLMPLAVDEMIRWVTPVKEFMRTATADTEIRGVPIAEGESVLLSYPSGNRDEDTFANPFTFDVGRDPNKHLAFGFGVHFCLGAALARMEVNSFFSALLPRLESIEIDGNVERTSTIFVGGIKHLPIRYALR is encoded by the coding sequence ATGGCGACTGCACTATCCGAAATCGAAGACGCCGGCCGACTATTGGCCGATCCGTCCGCGTACGCAGACGAGCCCCGTCTGCACGATGCGCTGACCCTGCTACGGCGTGAACAGCCCGTGACGAAGGTCGTTACTGACAACTACCGACCGTTCTGGGCGATCACCAAGCACGACGACATCATGGACGTTGAGCGCGACAACGCACTCTGGATCAACGAACCGCGTCCGCTGCTGATGAACCTCGAGCAGGAGGCCGAGCTGGACCGGCAGGCGGCGATGGGCATCGAGCTCAAAACCCTTGTCCATATCGACGACCCCAAACACCGCGTGCTGCGCGCCATCGGAGCCGACTGGTTCCGGCCAAAGGCCATGCGGGACATGAAAATCCGCACCGACGAGCTGGCCGCCAGATACGTGAACAAGTTGATGGAGGCCGGCGGAACCTGCGACTTCGCCCAGGACGTGGCCGTGCACTTTCCCCTGTACGTCATCATGTCGCTGCTCGGCATTCCCGAGTCGGATTTCGACCGCATGCTCAAGCTCACCCAGGAACTCTTCGGCGGCGACGACACCGAATTCCAGCGCGGCGCGACTCCGGAGGAGCAGCTGCTGGCGCTGCTGGACTTCTTCGGATACTTCAGCGGGCTCACCGCATCCCGGCGCGAAAACCCCACCCGCGACCTGGCATCGACCATCGCGAATGCCAAGGTCGATGGCGAGCCACTCTCCGATGTCGACATCGCGTCGTACTACACGATCATCGCCACCGCCGGACACGACACCACCAGCGCCACGATTGCCGGTGGCCTGGAAGCACTTCTGGAGCACCCGCACCAGCTCGCGCGACTACGCAAAAACCCCGACCTCATGCCCTTGGCGGTCGACGAGATGATCCGCTGGGTGACACCGGTCAAGGAATTCATGCGAACAGCGACCGCGGACACCGAGATTCGCGGAGTACCCATCGCCGAAGGCGAATCGGTTCTGCTGTCCTACCCGTCGGGTAACCGCGACGAAGACACCTTCGCCAATCCGTTCACCTTCGATGTGGGACGAGACCCCAATAAACACTTGGCATTCGGGTTCGGTGTGCACTTCTGTTTAGGAGCGGCACTGGCACGAATGGAGGTCAACAGCTTCTTCTCGGCACTACTCCCCCGGCTGGAGTCCATCGAGATCGACGGGAATGTCGAGCGGACGTCGACCATATTCGTCGGCGGTATCAAACACCTGCCGATCCGCTACGCCCTGCGGTGA
- a CDS encoding acetyl-CoA acetyltransferase: MALDPRTPVLVGTGQVNQRTDADCPFSEIPEPLDLMERAARLAAEDAGAAELLTAIDTVSVANIFSWKYRDPGVLLGERLGSAPKRTFYTGPSGNSPQLLVNHAAADILAGDAEVVLIGGAEMWRSRNKMMATGVQPTWTTQDESIAEPAILGGRMDQVGGAETTIGLISPGHVYPLFEQAIRVANGVSVADHRAAISQLWQRFNAVAVNNVHAWSNDAYTAEQIATPGPDNRWISSPYTKLMNSNNMVEQGAVLLLTSLETARRLRIPKDRWIFPLAGSQANDTFALSERDELHRSPAIRLAGKRAFDIAGLGTDDVDLIDIYSCFPSAVQVAATELGVALDDPARPLTVTGGLTFAGGPWCNYVTHSIATMAERLRERPGAKGLITANGGYLTKHAFGIYGTEPPTSGFRYEDVQSDVDREPRTAAADGYSGAATVEAWTVNYGRDGSPFQTFVSVRTPTGARTFAKIDDRAAAAQIADTDIAGASIEVAADGSARLT, translated from the coding sequence ATGGCCCTCGACCCTCGCACGCCGGTCCTCGTCGGTACCGGACAGGTCAACCAGCGGACGGATGCCGATTGTCCGTTCTCCGAGATCCCCGAACCCCTCGATCTTATGGAGCGAGCGGCCCGGCTGGCGGCCGAGGATGCGGGGGCGGCCGAGTTGCTCACCGCGATCGACACGGTGTCCGTGGCGAACATCTTCTCGTGGAAGTATCGCGACCCCGGCGTGCTGCTCGGTGAACGCCTGGGTTCGGCGCCCAAGCGCACGTTCTACACCGGGCCCAGCGGCAACTCGCCGCAGCTGTTGGTCAACCATGCGGCCGCGGACATTCTCGCCGGGGATGCCGAGGTGGTTCTCATCGGCGGGGCGGAGATGTGGCGGTCGCGCAACAAGATGATGGCCACCGGTGTCCAGCCCACGTGGACCACGCAAGACGAATCCATTGCCGAACCAGCCATTCTCGGCGGCCGCATGGATCAGGTGGGCGGTGCCGAGACCACCATTGGCCTGATCTCTCCCGGCCATGTGTATCCGCTGTTCGAGCAGGCGATTCGGGTCGCCAACGGTGTGTCCGTCGCCGACCATCGCGCCGCGATTTCTCAGCTGTGGCAGCGCTTCAACGCCGTGGCCGTGAACAACGTGCATGCCTGGTCCAACGATGCGTACACCGCCGAGCAGATCGCCACACCCGGTCCCGACAATCGGTGGATCAGCTCGCCGTACACCAAGCTGATGAACTCCAACAACATGGTCGAGCAGGGGGCGGTGCTGCTGCTCACCTCACTAGAGACAGCGCGACGGCTCCGAATTCCTAAGGACCGCTGGATATTTCCGCTCGCTGGCAGCCAGGCCAACGACACCTTCGCGCTCAGTGAACGCGACGAGCTGCATCGGTCTCCGGCCATCCGCCTTGCGGGCAAGCGCGCATTCGATATCGCCGGTCTGGGAACCGATGACGTGGACCTGATCGACATCTATTCGTGTTTCCCCTCGGCGGTGCAGGTCGCGGCCACCGAGCTGGGAGTGGCGCTCGATGACCCGGCGCGGCCGCTCACGGTCACCGGTGGACTCACGTTCGCCGGTGGCCCCTGGTGCAACTACGTGACCCATTCCATTGCCACCATGGCCGAGCGGCTGCGTGAGCGTCCCGGTGCTAAGGGGCTGATCACAGCCAATGGCGGATACCTCACCAAGCACGCATTCGGAATCTACGGAACCGAGCCGCCCACATCCGGCTTCAGGTACGAGGACGTGCAGTCCGACGTCGATCGGGAGCCCAGAACCGCGGCGGCCGATGGGTATTCGGGCGCGGCAACCGTCGAGGCCTGGACCGTCAACTATGGACGAGACGGATCGCCATTCCAGACATTCGTGAGCGTGCGTACCCCCACCGGGGCGCGTACCTTCGCCAAGATCGACGACCGCGCTGCGGCGGCGCAGATCGCGGACACCGATATCGCCGGTGCGTCAATCGAAGTCGCGGCGGATGGTTCCGCGCGGCTCACCTGA